The proteins below come from a single Vanessa atalanta chromosome 21, ilVanAtal1.2, whole genome shotgun sequence genomic window:
- the LOC125072321 gene encoding AT-rich interactive domain-containing protein 2 isoform X5, with protein MAKSQINTKSRDYLRDKEVFLKELKQFNESKNIPYKIPVVNGVDIDLYLLYSLVLQRGGLSKVNQNDTWESFLRQLRLPHPCVNGSTLLRRIYGTYLEKYERAKGPPGRDDDNDLDEDPRRGRGGGMPRISFGSGTYISASGEPLRTGNRVAGPSERLTLSLLSPMPNEQDFAVNVCTVLAADHSNRLPLSTTHHILDFLLAHAGVYNHSSLRDTIGRSYYEARGRYPHEFWQLRAGGGGAKELADETKFMQPGLEQPELMVQALAAHNTLTDCLMQGGEEEDSLEKIIEDDIHEDWVTEPSEEDQLFAPELTGGAGCVYTQRVLQIASIVRSLSFHEENVQYLARNTTLIRFLLLCANCWVGTLRQSGLDTLGNVSTELIIKDPATCLISRHVLSTIQSALVSQDRARVLAALELLNKLAQNEANEEALLKALEAKVYSDVCALLSLRDIMVLVCTLECVYALTSLGDRACEAVARVPGLAHTLVALVTVEAQSYGPRACILMRVVETVSGPGALAAGEAERAPQVPQSQPAKPTEPPQTSASPAPAPAAPAPSPAPVAMSSLQQSHLQQRTVQENEHFAQAWLRATYEPLPGSDNSACDAAELYRQYLACCTKLARKGVIAPAHFPRLVRTVFGGTVGPNTITTASGETQHVYIGIRAKNLPNRNNPPVGPSSPILKAQLTNKTAVVETKPPVVQTQTPAAPAHPQLSQALEGASNTSLIKHLLAHKVAQRQQSQQRVVPATAGTVVVQPNQSSSMEVDPEALIKCTTIIPGGVANNTTQAEKMVLNAGEEVIVQKDEPVQIQIDDQLTIKSAQNKMLADLLEKKSNPPVQVVQMGQQINAPTIQITETGQIVQVKTENNPLIQINSEGIQPSAPFFQIKNDQGQLIQIKNDQGQIIQLKSDQLQGMIQFKNDQGQIVQIKNDGQNVAQMIQPSVIQAVKTDKDQIVETVVTDHSYTEPPAKKLKVEEKPENNSPQESVSKTAANLYAALAASALEDEDDLLPPKQDAEVIPSVLVAGSSDSQSVIIQEPILQVQQPTMQVQQPTIQVQQPMQVQQPTLQMQASTIQVQQPTLQVQQPMLQVQPMDVQNIIASQSGQLILQEKPVTSQTTQFMQQPMQIIATPGTSQAGLSYIAQNIPGNMMQKTIIIVQGPTGGGPLTLTVNNPAGLDEATLNTLIAQATEAITQQQIIQNSGVIQSTQRVIVSQPALVSTSQPIAVVKTTITQNAPQITPSQQPIITTQPQPHKAQLVNQAPTQQIVVTQKQPPALISTSSGNPIVGTNQIIQGNQQLLQGNQQIIAVSNNQQIIVNTPMKQGVVQHRVVQQPQRSQITTVAISNNQTSTTMSESKTVPIQGGTKSQQPIIRQVITRQPVMMGNTKIGDKEVLVTQPVAEKQAVPKKTVTPPPQPLPPGAEDTPWICHWRGCGKSFGGAGAVFAHAARAHCPAGAGGEAACQWLDCDRVPRRTFALLNHLTDKHCTPQALKAVYNSRRHTVAESEASKPVSLGYPPNAALAALNKHATDMFNPRELMHRADVSRTPDLMDENEGPVTKSIRLTAALILRNIVIYSNTGRRLLRSYEAHLASIALSNVEASRTIAQVLYDMNNI; from the exons atggcaaaatctcaaataaatacaaaatcaagAGATTATTTGCGTGACAAAGAAGTATTTTTGAAAGAATTGAAACAGTTCAACGAAAGCAAAAA CATACCATATAAAATACCCGTAGTGAACGGAGTGGACATAGACTTGTATCTTTTATATTCATTAGTTTTACAACGAGGTGGCTTGAGTAAA GTAAATCAAAATGATACATGGGAATCATTTCTACGACAGCTACGTCTGCCTCATCCCTGCGTGAATGGATCAACATTGTTAAGAAGAATATATGGCACATATTTGGAGAA ATATGAACGAGCTAAAGGTCCTCCAGGGAGGGACGATGATAATGACCTTGATGAGGATCCTAGAAGAGGGAGAGGTGGCGGTATGCCAAGAATTTCGTTTGGCAGTGGTACATATATTTCAG CTTCTGGTGAGCCATTACGAACTGGCAATCGTGTGGCTGGTCCTTCCGAGCGGCTCACACTATCTCTTCTATCGCCTATGCCCAACGAACAAGACTTTGCTGTCAATGTCTGCACAGTACTTGCGGCAGATCATTCCAATCGCTTACCTTTGAGCACTACACACCATATATTGGACTTCTTACTGGCCCATGCGGGTGTTTATAATCATT CAAGTCTTCGAGACACAATCGGTCGATCATACTACGAAGCTCGCGGACGCTATCCACACGAGTTTTGGCAATTACGAGCTGGCGGCGGTGGTGCTAAAGAGCTAGCCGATGAGACCAAATTTATGCAGCCCGGTTTAGAACAACCGGAACTTATGGTCCAGGCACTCGCTGCTCATAATACCTTGACGGACTGTTTAATGCAGGGTGGAGAAGAGGAAGACAGCTTAGAGAAGATTATAGAAGAT gacATTCACGAAGATTGGGTTACGGAGCCATCGGAAGAGGACCAACTTTTCGCTCCAGAGCTCACGGGTGGGGCTGGGTGTGTGTATACGCAGAGAGTACTACAGATTGCGTCTATAGTACGATCACTATCATTTCACGAGGAAAATGTTCAATATCTAGCAAGAAACACAACACTTATTCG ATTCCTCTTACTTTGTGCTAACTGCTGGGTTGGTACTTTGAGGCAAAGTGGGCTGGATACATTAGGAAATGTCTCAACAGAATTGATTATCAAG GATCCTGCAACTTGTCTCATATCCCGGCATGTGCTATCAACGATACAATCGGCGCTCGTTTCACAAGATCGCGCAAGGGTATTGGCGGCCCTGGAGCTGCTCAACAAATTAGCACAGAACGAGGCGAACGAGGAGGCGCTACTGAAAGCGCTCGAGGCTAAG GTGTACAGCGACGTGTGCGCGCTGCTGTCCCTGCGCGACATCATGGTGCTGGTGTGCACGCTGGAGTGCGTGTACGCGCTCACGTCGCTGGGCGACCGCGCGTGCGAGGCCGTGGCGCGCGTGCCCGGCCTGGCGCACACGCTCGTGGCGCTCGTCACCGTCGAG GCGCAGAGCTACGGGCCGCGCGCGTGCATCCTGATGCGCGTGGTGGAGACGGTGAGCGGGCCGGGCGCGCTGGCGGCGGGCGAGGCCGAGCGCGCGCCGCAG GTCCCCCAGAGCCAGCCAGCGAAGCCGACGGAGCCCCCGCAGACGTCGGCGAGCCCGGCACCGGCCCCCGCGGCCCCCGCGCCCTCCCCCGCTCCCGTCGCGATGTCGTCGCTGCAGCAGTCGCATCTGCAGCAGAGGACCGTGCAG GAAAACGAGCATTTCGCGCAGGCGTGGCTGCGAGCGACATACGAGCCGCTGCCGGGCAGCGACAACAGCGCATGTGACGCCGCGGAGCTGTACCGGCAGTACCTCGCGTGCTGCACCAAGCTGGCGCGCAAGGGGGTCATCGCGCCCGCGCACTTCCCGCGCCTCGTCCG GACGGTTTTCGGGGGCACAGTTGGACCAAATACTATTACGACTGCGTCCGGGGAAACGCAACACGTGTACATCGGTATACGAGCCAAGAATTTGCCGAATAGAAATAATCCTCCTGTTG GACCTTCTTCGCCAATCCTGAAAGCCCAGCTGACAAATAAAACGGCTGTAGTTGAAACGAAACCACCAGTTGTGCAAACGCag ACCCCGGCTGCGCCCGCTCACCCGCAGCTGTCGCAGGCGCTGGAGGGCGCCAGCAACACGTCGCTCATCAAGCACCTGCTGGCGCACAAA GTTGCCCAAAGACAACAAAGTCAACAACGAGTGGTACCAGCAACAGCGGGGACTGTTGTTGTTCAACCGAATCAATCATCA AGTATGGAGGTTGATCCTGAAGCTTTGATCAAATGTACGACAATTATACCAGGGGGTGTTGCCAATAACACAACTCAAGCCGagaag atGGTCTTAAACGCCGGAGAAGAAGTAatag TTCAAAAAGATGAACCGGTACAAATACAAATCGATGACCAGTTGACCATT AAGAGCGCGCAAAATAAAATGCTAGCTGATCTCCTTGAGAAAAAATCGAACCCACCCGTCCAAGTCGTCCAAATGGGACAGCAAATAAACGCACCGACTATACAAATAACCGAAACAGGACAAATCGTACAAGTTAAAACCGAAAACAATCCTCTCATTCAAATTAATTCGGAAGGCATACAGCCGAGCGCTCCATTCttccaaataaaaaacgatCAAGGTCAAttgatacagattaaaaacgaTCAGGGACAGATAATACAATTGAAAAGCGACCAATTACAAGGCATGATACAGTTTAAGAACGATCAAGGTCAAAtcgtacagataaaaaatgacGGGCAAAATGTTGCACAGATGATACAGCCGAGTGTTATTCAAGCTGTCAAAACGGATAAAGATCAAATCGTTGAAACAGTGGTGACGGACCATTCGTATACGGAGCCGCCGGCTAAAAAGCTGAAGGTCGAAGAAAAACCAGAG AACAATTCTCCCCAAGAGAGTGTGTCTAAAACTGCCGCTAATCTGTACGCGGCCTTAGCGGCTTCCGCGTTAGAAGATGAAGATGATTtg CTCCCCCCAAAACAAGACGCCGAAGTTATACCATCGGTACTGGTTGCGGGCTCCTCTGACAGTCAATCGGTTATTATTCAAGAGCCGATATTACAA GTCCAACAACCAACAATGCAAGTTCAACAACCAACGATCCAAGTGCAACAGCCAATGCAGGTCCAACAGCCTACTTTGCAAATGCAAGCATCGACCATACAG gtTCAGCAACCAACTTTGCAAGTTCAACAACCAATGCTCCAAGTTCAACCGATGGATGTTCAAAACATTATCGCTTCTCAATCAGgacaattaatattacaag AAAAACCAGTTACATCTCAGACGACACAGTTCATGCAACAGCCGATGCAGATTATCGCAACACCGGGTACATCACAAG CTGGTCTAAGCTACATAGCCCAGAATATACCCGGCAATATGATGCAAAAGacaattataattgtacaaGGTCCCACCGGTGGCGGACCCCTGACACTCACg gtaaACAACCCAGCCGGTCTTGACGAGGCGACGCTAAACACCCTTATTGCTCAAGCAACAGAGGCGATAACGCAACAGCAAATTATTCAG AATTCGGGCGTGATACAGTCGACTCAAAGAGTGATAGTGAGTCAGCCGGCTCTCGTGAGCACGTCACAGCCCATAGCCGTTGTTAAGACCACGATAACACAG aatgcTCCACAAATAACGCCGAGTCAGCAACCGATAATAACAACGCAACCGCAACCACACAAAGCTCAACTCGTGAACCAAGCACCTACACAGCAGATCGTTGTGACGCAGAAACAACCACCGGCACTTATAAGTACTTCATCGGGCAACCCGATAGTTGGAACGAACCAAATCATACAAGGGAATCAGCAACTGTTGCAAGGCAACCAACAAATTATAGCGGTGTCAAACAACCAGCAGATAATAGTGAACACACCCATGAAACAAGGTGTTGTACAGCACAGGGTTGTTCAGCAACCACAGAGAAGTCAAATTACAACGGTTGCTATTTCGAACAACCAGACATCGACGACGATGAGCGAAAGCAAAACTGTACCCATTCAAGGCGGAACG AAGTCTCAGCAACCAATAATACGACAGGTGATCACACGGCAACCGGTCATGATGGGGAACACCAAGATAGGCGACAAAGAGGTGCTTGTCACGCAACCTGTAGCTGAG AAACAAGCAGTTCCTAAGAAGACGGTAACTCCACCGCCTCAGCCTCTCCCGCCAGGTGCCGAGGACACTCCGTGGATATGCCACTGGAGGGGATGCGGCAA GTCGttcggcggcgcgggcgcggtgTTCGCGCACGCGGCGCGCGCGCACTGcccggcgggcgcgggcggcgaggCGGCGTGCCAGTGGCTCGACTGCGACCGCGTGCCGCGCCGCACCTTCGCGCTGCTCAACCACCTCACCGACAAGCACTGCACGCCGCAG